The Urbifossiella limnaea nucleotide sequence GCCAGGACCGTGCCGCCGACGTCCTCGTAGTCGCCACGGCTGCCGAAGTTCGGCGTGACGACCGCGGCGCTCAGCAGGAACGACACCGCGTCCGCGTCCCGGAACGCGGCCCCGGGGTGGACGTTGCCGACCTTCCGGGCCATCACCTCCCACACGCACGCCGTGGGGATCATCCACTGCGTCGGGTCGTCGAACCGCGGGGCCGTCACCGGTACTCCTCCGTCAGAAAGCGGACCACGTCGGCCGCCACGTCGCGGCCCGTGACGGCCGCCAACGCCCGCCACCCGGGCACGGCGTTCACCTCGATCACGCTCAGGTCGCCGCCCGGCCCCGGGAGCAGGTCCACGCCCGCGAGCGGGCAGCCGACGGCCGCCGCCGCCCGCACCGCGAGTGACACCGCTCCGTCACCCAGTTCGACCTGCTCGGCCGTGCCGCCCTGGGCGACGTTGGTCCGCCAGTCGCCGCGGGCCGTGCGCCGCATCCCGGCGAGCACCTTGCCGCCGACCACGAACGCCCGCAAGTCCCAGCCCGGGTGGCGGACGAAGCCCTGCTGGTAGATCACCTGCCCGGTGCGGTCGAGGGCGTGAAACGTCCGCCACGCCGTCTCGCGGTCCGTCAGCCGCACCATGCCGCGCCCCTCGGACCCGAACAGCGGCTTCACCACCACGTCGCCGCCGAGCCGGTCGAACCCGTCCAGTGCGGCATCGGCCGTTTGAGAGACGTGGGTCGGCGGCGTCGGCAGGCCGGCGGCGGCGAGGCGGGTGCTGGTGAGGTACTTGTCCACGCACGTCTCGACGGCCCGCGGCGGGTTGAGGACGCGCACCCCGGCGGCGACCGCGGCGTGGAGCACGTCCATGCGGAAGACGACCTGTTCGAGCGACCCGGCCGGCATGGTGCGGACGAGGGCCGCGTCGAACCCGGCGAGCGGCCCAGGGTGGGTGCCGACGGCCGCGGCGACGGTGCGGAAGTCCACGGGCTCGGCCGCGTGGCCGAGCTGGCGCGCGGCGCGGACGAGGTCGAGGACGTGCCACCCGCCGCCGCCGGAGAGGACTGCGATTCGCATGTCGGTTAGGCCGGGGGGGCGCCGGGGCGCGGCGGGGGGAACAGGTCGCCGAGCCGGACGGCGAAGCCCGGTAACACCGCCTCGCCGGGCATCACGTCGTTTTCTTCGAAGTCGGTCGTGGTTCGGTCTGGCCGGTAGGCGCGGGCCGTACGGGTGTCCGGGTAAACCACCCATACGAGGCCGACGCCCGCGGCCCGGTAGTCGTGCAGCTTCTCCTCCAACTCGCCGGCCTTGTCGTTCGGCGACACCACCTCGGCGGCGAAGTCGGGCGCCAGCTTCATGTGCCCCTGGGGCAACTGCTCGTCCGGCAGACGGCCGAACCGCACGGCCGACACGTCGGGGTAGCGGACGTTCCCGCGGGGGAAGCAGTCGAACCCGGCGTCGGCGTGAAACACCCAGCCGTACCGTTGGGCGGTGGCGTACTCCAGGAGCCGGGCGTACAGGATGCCGCCGATCCAGCTGGAAATCGAGCCCGTGTGGCGCTCCTTCAGGCACCCGTTCACCAGCTCGTACCGCGAGTTGTCGGCCAGCTTCTCGAACTCCTCGGCGGCCAGCCGCGGCGGGTGGGCCAGCACGTTCATGGGATGCCTCCGTAGCGATTCCGACGACGCGAGTCGTGTCTCACTCCAGACCGAACGACTTCCGCACCAGCCCCGGCTCGCTGCGGCCGAAGCGGTGGCAGCGGCCCGTCTTCAGGTTGCGGAACTCCACCTCCGCCGGGGCGAACAGCAGCGGGTCGATCTTGTAGAAGTCCCCGTACCGGGCAAACAGCTCGGCGAATGGTGCCCCGTGGTCCGGCGACGCCGCCGACGGCACCTTCGGCCCCAGCGCCGCCAGTTGTTCGTCGTCGGCCCGCACCCACAGCGTGACCGCGCCGCCGTACAGGATGGCGTCGTTGGTGCGGCCGATGGCGGTGATCTCGTCCGGCGACACCGGCGGCAGCGGCGCCGTGCCGTACCCGCTCACCACCTGCGCCACGTCGAACTTCAGCTCGTGCAGCTTGTGCAGCGCCGTCTCCACCGACCGCGCCACCACCTGCACCGTCCCCGCCAGGCTCGACGCCGGCGCCACCAGGAGCGTCAGCGACTCCGCACACTCCGGCAGCTTGGAGACGAGGTGCGCGATCACGTCCTCGGTCGGGTGCTTGCGCGTCTCCAGCACGCCGACGGCGACGCGGGCCTCTTCCTTGCCGGGGATGTGTTGGAACAGTTCCTCCCGCGCCGCGAGTGCCCGCATCGGCCCGGAGCCCATGGCGAAGAACTTGCCGACGGACACCTGCCAACCGGCGTACTGCGACGCGAGGCACGCCCGCACCGGGTCGTCGGTGGTCACCTGCACGGCCGGGCCGCCGAGGACGGTGCCCGGCACGTAGGCCACGTCGCCCAGGTCGGCGAGGCAGACGCGCGCCATCGCCAGCCCGGCGCCGAGGCTGCCGGTGACGGCCCCGCCGCAGTCGATGACGCGGGCGCCGCCGACCTTGCTCACGGCGACGCGGTAGCGGTCGGCGTTCCGTTCCAGCTCGTCGGCGACGGCGAGGGCACGGTCGTTCAGTGTCATCGGGAGTGCTCCGCGGCGAAGATGCGGTCCAGGTCCGCCGCCCGTGATTGTAACCGGCGGCGGACATCGGCGGCGGACGAACCGCCTTCCATTAGCGTGAACACGGGCCAGCCGGGTTCGATCGTGCTGCCCGCGGCGGGCACGTCGGCGAAGGTGGGGAGGCTCCACGGGTCGAACGGGCCCCCGCGGTCGTCCCAAGGTCCGTGCGCGGGGAACACGAACCGGCGGGGGGCGTAATAGACCGCCTTCCCGAAGCCGCGGTGTCGCGGGTCGCGGCGGACGGGCCAATCGCCCAACGGAGCCCCAAATGCGGTGGCGTGGTCGAGCATCACGGCTCGCCCGGTGGCGTGCTCGATCACCTCGACGGAGCCGGTGTAGCGCGGGTTCACTTCGACCGGCCACGCCACGCCGGCGGCGTCGATAATGAAATCAACGCCGAATAACCCGACGAGCCCGCCGGCCCACGCGAGCGCGCTACCGAAGCGGCCGAGGGTGTCGGCGGTCGCAGCCGGCAGTTCGACCGGGCCGACGCTGCCGCCGTACCGGAAGACGCCCGCGTTAAGCCAGCCGACGTTGTTGAGTTGCTCCGTCACCCCGAGCAACCGAACCGCTGCGGCGCTGGCGACGAACACGGCCGACATCGGCACGCCGGTCACGGACTCCTGGAGGTAGTGCTGGCCGGCGTCGGGTACTGGGTCGGCAGGGTGGAACGGACGGATGCCGTAGCCCCCGGCGCCGCGGACCGGCTTCACGAGCCAGGTGCCGTCCGCGGGCGTCGCGTCGCCAGGAAGTACACGCGGCACCCGCACCGCGTCGCCTTCCGCGGACCACCACACCTCGCCCATGAACAACGGGTCGCGGACGCGCTCCAGCACCGCCGGCGGGTTCCCCCACAGCGGCCGCCGTGCGGCCAGCTCGGCGACCACGTCGGGGTAGTTCTCCAGGCCGCCGGTGTAGAGCACGGGGCCGGGGGGGAACTGCTCCGCGAGCGCGGGCATACCGCGCGGGTACTCAGCGGACGGGCAGCGGGCGGCCGGCGCGTACAGGTCGCGGTCGGTGAACAGGTCCACGGCCCACGCCGGGTAGCCGGCGCGGGCGAGCGAGTGGACCGCCGCGCGGGCCGACGCCCCGACCACGCCGACGATTGGTTTCGGATCGCTCATGACGAAGAAAGCCCGGGGACGGCCGTCCCCGGGCTTCGTGGGTGTCATCCTACCCGGGCCGCTACTCGGTGATCGGCGTCGGGAGGCCGAACATCTTCCGCACGCTCTGCACCTGCTTGATCATGATGACCCGCAGCACGTCCGAGTAGTCGTCGGTCCACAGCGGCACGTCCTTGAGCACCTTCAGCTCGTGGAACATCTGGCCGTAGATGTACCCGGTCAGCGCCCCGAGCGTCGCGTCCGGGCCGGTCTTGCCCGCGTCGCGCATTCGCATCGCCATCTGGTACAGCTGCGCCGCCTGGGGGCCTTCGCGGATGTTCATCTGCGTCAGCGTGATCTTGTCCGGCTCGGGGCCGCCCCACTCGCCCTTGATGGCCTCCAGCGCGTTCTTGTCCGCGCCGTACTTGTTGAGCAGGAACACCAGCGGCTCGTTGCGGGTGCCGAACGCCTTGGCCTGGTCCACGGCCGACTTGCCGAGCACGCCTAGGTCGGCCTCCGAGCGGGCCAGCACGCACCAGCTCGACGCCGTCTTGCCCGGCCGGTTCTCGCTGTCGTCGTTCCACACCCGGGCCTTCAGGCCGAGGGCGTCGGCGATCCCCGCGACCACCGGCTCCAGCCGGACGTACTTGTTGGAGATGTGCAGGGCCAGGAGGCCGTGGTCGGTCACCTTCGTCATGTACATCTCGACCGCCTCCTTGGTGAGGAGGTGGACCGGGATGGCGTCCGAGCTGAAGGCGTCCACGAGGAGGAGCGAGTACTTCCGCTCGTTGTAGTCGCGGAGCTTCAGCCGGGCGTCGCCCATGCGGAAGTCGATGATGCCGCCGCGGTCGCGGGCGCCCTGCACGTAGGTGATCGGCCCCATCAGCGGCTCGGGCACGGCGGCGGCGCCGGCGGCCTTGGCCTCGTCGATCTCCTTCTGGTTCATCACCATCCACGGCGTCTCGACGATCTTCCGGACGGCCGGGTCGATCTCGTAGAAGTCGAGCTCCTGCCCGCGGAGGGCGTAGCACGACGCCGACCCGGTGCCGAGGCCGACCATCGCCATCTTGTCGGAGGCGGGGTTGCGGCCCTCCTCGATGGCCCGCATGCGGGTCTGCCACACCATCGCCCCCACGGGGCCGGTGCGGTGGTAGTACGTCAGCGGCTCCTGCCGCGGGTCCCACCGGTTCAGGGCGCCTTCGACGGCCAGCACGTCCCACGGGGTGAACACGCCGAACACGATCGGGGCGTCGGCCCGGACGATGTAGTACTCGTTGATCTGCGTGCCGTGGAGCGTGGTGCCGTGGACGAGCCGGGTGAAGTACCCGCGGGACTCGACCTTCAGGATGCCGAAGAAGCTGCGGTCGGTGTAGACGATGGACTCGTTCTGGGCCTCGCGGATGTGGTGGACGCCGAGGATGGCGGCCACCGACAGGGCGAACCGGGCCGGCCGGTCGACGAAGAAGAAGCACGCCATCACCGGCGGGCCGAACGCCAGGATCGCCGCCGCCTTCGGCTCGTCCACGTCCATCCACTTCAGCCACGACGCGATCCGCTGCGACATCCAGTAGAACCAGCTCCCCTCCTCGCCGCGGGTGTCGTGGCAGTACGACGTGAACCAGATGAGGCAGGCCATCGTGATCGGCACCGCCACGTCCAGGGCGGTGCGGAAGTCGGTCTTCTTGGCCGACTCGGAGAACTGCGCCATCGGCAGCTCCTCCGGGTTCTCCGACGCCTGGTACTGGGCCACCTGCAACCGCCGCCAGAAGAACATCACCGCCCACGCCGGGATGAGCGCCACCAGGTACCAGTAGGTCACCAGCTTGCCGGTCTCCAGCATCATCTTGAACAGCATGTAACTCAGCCCGAGGCAGACCCCGTACACGGCGGCGGCGATGGCCGCGGTGGCCAGCCACTCGGACACGTCGCTCCGCGTGCCGGTCAGCTTCGGGAACAGCTTGCCGGCGGTGCGGGCGGCCTGGACGCCGAACAGCGGCACCATGCCGCACGCGAACACGATCGTGGTCGGGTACTCGTGGGCGTAGGTGAACACGAGCGGGGCGAAGATGCCGTTGAACATGCCGCCCAACATGCCGCCGACGGACATCCACACGAAGTACTGCGTCAGGTGCGTCACGTCCTTCGGCCGGTCGCGGGCCAGCTCGTAGTGGCACATCAGGGCGGCGAAGAAGAACGCCCCGATGTGGATGGCCAGCGTCAGGGCCACGCGGTTGCCGGTGATGCCCGACACGAGCACGAACACCAGCACCAGCAGCATGATCGGGGCGAGGTTGCCGAGCACCACCCGGAACCACGGCGGGACCAGCGTGCTGAACGAGATGATGAACGTCACCAGGTACAGCGCCAGCGGGATGACCCACAGCAGCGGGATGCTGGCGATGTCGGTGGACATGTGGAACGTCACGGCGAGCATGAAGCTGCTCGGCACGAACGCCAGCAGCACCCACTTGGCGATCCGCAGCGGGCTCGGCGGCGGCTCGGCGTTCACGTCCAGGGCGCCGGGCTTGTTCGACTTCACGGGGCCGTTCCCGTTCTTGCTACCCGGGGGCACGCCGATCGGGTTGGCGGCCGCCCGGCCGCAGGCGACGATGAGCACGGCCAGGATGGCGAACCCGACGGCGAACAGCCACGCCTGCCCGTTGATCGTCATGTACGGTTCGATGAACAGCGGGTAGCCGAGGAGCGACACCAGGCTGCCGACGTTCGACGCGGCGTACAGGAAGTACGGGTCGCGGCTCGACGGGTGGCCGGTGAACGAGAACCACCGCTGGAGGAGCGGGGCGCTGGTGCTGGCCACGAAGAACGGCACGCCGATCGCGACCGCGAGGAGTGCCAGCACGGCGAAGAACGGGTTGGCCCCGTCGGTCGGGGCGAGGCCCTCGGCGACGGCGATGGGGGTGTGCCGGGTGCCGAACGCGACCGACAGGACGAACGCGGCGATGGCCGTGAGAAGTACGAGCGAGTGGAGCCAGCCCTGCTTCGCCGGCTCATGCCGGGTGCTCATCCAGTGGGCGTACAGGTATCCGAGCAGCAGCAGCACCTGGAAGAACACCATACAGGCGTTCCACACCGCCGGGCTGCCGCCGAGGAGCGGGAGGATCATCTTCCCGACCATCGGCTGCACCATAAAGAGCAGCGAGGCGCTGATGAACAACGTGACGGCGAACAACAGTGGCACGGGGCGGCTCCGGGTGCGGATCGCGGGTGCGCGACAGCGGCTATCGGGTGGGTTGTATCGACGCCGCGGGCCGTCGGGTAGTTCCGGCGGCGGGGCGGGGTGGAAATGCGTCTGACGTGTTACGAACGGTCGCCGAGCCGGCCCCGTGAGGGGTCGGGTCGCCGGGCGGTCCGACCCCTCACGGGGCCGGCTCGCCTGTGGGATTCAGTCAGTCGTTAAGGCCGGCCGAGAAATCGTCGTCGTCCACCGGCGGCTTCGGCTTCGGCGGCGGCGCTTCGGCGGCGGGCTCCGCCGGCTTCCGCCGCGACCCGCCGCGCCGCGCCGCCGGCTTCGCGGCCGGCTCCGAAGGTGGCGCGTCCGCCTTCGGTGCCGCCGGCTTCGCGGCCGTGCGGCCGCCCGCCCGCGCCGGCGGCCGCCCCGCGGGCTTCGCGGGCGCCGCCGGGGCCGGCGGTGGCGCCGTTGCAGGGGCCTTCCGCGGGGCGTAGCTCGGTATCTCGTCCACGTCGTCGAGCGGGTCGAACTCGTCCACGAGCGCCCGACCGAGGGGCCGATCGTCGACCGGCTTGGCAGGCGGCGCGGCGGCCGGCGGGCGGACCGGTCGCGGCGCCGGCTGACGTGCCGCGGGCGAGGCGGGCGGTTGCGCCGGGCGAGCGGGCGGGGCGGGTGATTGCGCCGGGCGAGCGGGCGGGGCGGGCTCCCGACCCGCGTCCCGCGCCGGGCCGACCGGCCCCGCCTGCCGCCGCGGCTCCGCCGCGGGGCGCGGGCCGCCGTTGGCCGGCGCCGCGGGCCGGCCGCCGGGGACGGGGCCGCCCTGCATTTCGAGGCCGAACCGCGTCACGATGTACATGCCGCTCGTCTTGTGCTTGTCGAGCTCGACCAGCCCGCTCTTCTCGGCGTCCTCCAGCAGCTCGCTGAAGGCGCGGTAGCCGTAATAGCCTTCGTTGAACGACGGCTTCTTCCGCTTCATCGTCTCCTTGACCATGGACGAATAGATCACGTCCTTGTTCTCCCGCCGCAGCGCCAGCAGCGAGTCCAGCAGCAGGGCGAAGCCCTTGCGCTTCTTCTCCGGGATGCTCTCGTTCACGCCCGTCGGGATGATCGGGGCGCGGTCCAGGTCCTCGTAGTAGATGAACTCGTCGCAGTTGTCGCGGAGCAGGTCGGAGGTGGCGTCCACCAGCCCGAGGCCGATGACGTGCTTGCCCAACTCCTTCAGCTTCGACACCAGCGGCGAGAAGTCGCTGTCGCCGGACACGATGCAGAACGTGTCGATGTGGTCCTTCGAGTACGCCAGGTCGATGGCGTCCACCACGAGGCGGATGTCGGCGGAGTTCTTGCCGGACACGCCGCGGCGGGGGATCTCGATCAACTCGATGGCGGCCTCGTGGAGCGCGCCCGTGTAGGCGCCGAACCGCGACCAGTCGGCGTACGCCTTCTTGCAGACGATCTTCCCCTTCTCGACGAGGCGCTCGAGCACCTTGCCGATCTCGAACCGGTCGCGCCGGCCGTTGAAGCCGAGGCCCATGTTCTCGAAGTCGATGAAGACGGCGAGTGATCGCTCGCCGTCCGCGCGGTGCGATTTCATGCTGGTATTGTGCGAAATACCGGCGGGGTTTGCCACGCCGGCCCGGCGGAGTTGGCCGGTCGGGGAAGGGCGGGGGGCGGAATAACCCGCCAGACCGGCGTTTCGAGTTTCGAGTTTCGAGTTTCGGGGCCGTCACGTCCGGCATACCCGACGCCGTTGACCCAACCCCACATACCTTAACCTCACTCGAAACTCTGAACTCGAAACACGAACCTCGGGAGCGAGCGATGGCAGACCATTTCCGGCTCGACGGCAAGGTGGCGGTGGTGACCGGCGGCGGGCAGGGGATCGGCGAGGCGATCTGCCGCCGGCTCGCGTCCGCCGGGGCCAAAGTCGGCGTGTTCGACATGAACGCCGACAGCGCTAACCGGGTGGCGACGGCGATCGGCGGCGTGCCGATGGTCGGCGACCTGACGAAGGAAGCCGACCTGGAGCGCGTGTTCGGCGAGGTAGCGAAGGCCGCCGGGCCGGTGGACGTGCTCGTGAACAACGCCGGCGTCGCCAGCCGCAAGGGCCGCGACGTGCCGATCTGGGAGAGCGTCCGCGAGGACTGGGAGTTCGTGCTCGGCATAAACGTCACCGGGCTGGTGCTGTGCTGCAAGGCGGTGCTGCCGGGGATGATCGCCAAGGGGTACGGCCGGATCGTCAACATCGCCAGCATCGCGGGCAAGGAGGGGAACCCGAAGATGGCCCCGTACTCCGCCAGCAAGGCCGCGGTGATCGCGCTGACGAAGTCGCTGTCCAAGGAACTGGTGGGGAAGGGCGACATCTGCGTCAACAGCGTGTCGCCGGCGGTGATTCAGACGCCGATCCTGGACCAACTCGACCAGTCGCAGATCAACATGATGCTGAGCAAGATTCCGCTCGGCCGCACCGGCAAGCCGGACGAGGTGGCGGCGCTCGTGCACTTCCTGGCGAGCGCGGAGTGCAGCTTCACCACCGGCTTCTGCTTCGACATCTCCGGCGGCCGGGCGACGTACTAAAAACAGGCTCACGCGGAGGCGCAGAGCCGCGGAGAAAACAAGAGTCAAACTCGGTTTTCTCCGCGGCTCTACGCCTCCGCGTGAGCTTACTTGTGATTTGACCCGGGCAGGAATCGTTCTACGGTTCCGGTGCCCGGGTTCGTCCCGGGCCTCACCCCACCCCGCCCGGGACTTCACCCGCATGGCCCCCGCCACCGGCTACCGCCCGCTGTTCTACGCCACCGTGGCCATCGCCACGGGGGCGCTCGGCGTCTGTTTCCTCTACTCCCGCAAGGCGACCGCCGCGGCCGAGGAGGCCGAGCGGCGCAACGAGGTGAACCCGTTCGCCATGTCGCTGCGCAAGACGCGCGACCGCGAGTTCACGTTCACCGTCGAAAACTACGGGTACGTCTACCGCGGCACCACCGGCGAGCTCATCGACGACAGCGTGCTCACGTTCGGGGCGTGGGAGAAGTTCATCCTGTTCTTCATGGACGACTACACGACCGCGGCGAAGCTCAAGGACACGGCGTTCCTCGACGTGGGGGCGAACACCGGCCAGTACACCCTGTTCATGGCCCCGCGGACGAAGGAAGTCCACGCGGTCGAGCCGTTCCCGCCGGTGCTCAAGCGGCTCGACGACAACCTCGCCCTGAACAAGTTCCCGAACGTGGTCGTGCACCGCGTCGGCTTCGGCGAGACGGCGGCGGAGATTCCGTTCTTCTCGTCCGACGAGACGAACGCCGGCGGCGGCACCTTCCGCCCCGACGACCCCGACAAGAAGCCGTTCGGGGCGCTGAAGATCGTCGCCGCCGACGAGTACTTCAAGACCCGCCCGACGGCCCCCATCGGCATCGTCAAGATGGACATCGAGGGGTACGAGGAGCCGGCGCTGAAGGGCCTCCGCGCCACGATGGAGCGCGACCGCCCGCTGGTGATCGTGGAGGTGACGACGGAGCACCACCCGGTGAAGGGCTCGATTCGCTCGTTCGACCAGCTGAAGGCGCTGTTCCCCGCCAACTACGAGTTCCTGTCGTTCCACGAGGCCCAGCAGCAGTTCGTGGACGGCAAGTACGACGTACGGCCGTTCCCCGCGGAGGAAGCCGCGCGGTTTTTCGCGGCGGAGAAGCAGCGGAACGTGATCGCGGTGCCGGCCGAGCGGCTGTCGGCGGTGCCGCGGTCGCGGGCCAAGTAAGCTCAGGCCTCCAGCGCGAGTGCCAGCGCCTCGCGGGCCGTCGCCACCGGGTGAATCTCGAGGGCGGCCCGCACCTCCTCCGGCAGCCCCATCACCGCCGTGGCCTGACTCGCCGGCACGACGACGTGCTTCCGCCCCGCCCGTGCCGCCGCCGCGAGCTTCTGCCCGAGCCCGCCGACGGCCCCCACCTCGCCGTGCAGCGCCACCTCGCCGGTGAACGCCCAGCCC carries:
- a CDS encoding ATP-grasp domain-containing protein; this translates as MSDPKPIVGVVGASARAAVHSLARAGYPAWAVDLFTDRDLYAPAARCPSAEYPRGMPALAEQFPPGPVLYTGGLENYPDVVAELAARRPLWGNPPAVLERVRDPLFMGEVWWSAEGDAVRVPRVLPGDATPADGTWLVKPVRGAGGYGIRPFHPADPVPDAGQHYLQESVTGVPMSAVFVASAAAVRLLGVTEQLNNVGWLNAGVFRYGGSVGPVELPAATADTLGRFGSALAWAGGLVGLFGVDFIIDAAGVAWPVEVNPRYTGSVEVIEHATGRAVMLDHATAFGAPLGDWPVRRDPRHRGFGKAVYYAPRRFVFPAHGPWDDRGGPFDPWSLPTFADVPAAGSTIEPGWPVFTLMEGGSSAADVRRRLQSRAADLDRIFAAEHSR
- the mch gene encoding methenyltetrahydromethanopterin cyclohydrolase — its product is MTLNDRALAVADELERNADRYRVAVSKVGGARVIDCGGAVTGSLGAGLAMARVCLADLGDVAYVPGTVLGGPAVQVTTDDPVRACLASQYAGWQVSVGKFFAMGSGPMRALAAREELFQHIPGKEEARVAVGVLETRKHPTEDVIAHLVSKLPECAESLTLLVAPASSLAGTVQVVARSVETALHKLHELKFDVAQVVSGYGTAPLPPVSPDEITAIGRTNDAILYGGAVTLWVRADDEQLAALGPKVPSAASPDHGAPFAELFARYGDFYKIDPLLFAPAEVEFRNLKTGRCHRFGRSEPGLVRKSFGLE
- a CDS encoding spermidine synthase family protein, producing MPLLFAVTLFISASLLFMVQPMVGKMILPLLGGSPAVWNACMVFFQVLLLLGYLYAHWMSTRHEPAKQGWLHSLVLLTAIAAFVLSVAFGTRHTPIAVAEGLAPTDGANPFFAVLALLAVAIGVPFFVASTSAPLLQRWFSFTGHPSSRDPYFLYAASNVGSLVSLLGYPLFIEPYMTINGQAWLFAVGFAILAVLIVACGRAAANPIGVPPGSKNGNGPVKSNKPGALDVNAEPPPSPLRIAKWVLLAFVPSSFMLAVTFHMSTDIASIPLLWVIPLALYLVTFIISFSTLVPPWFRVVLGNLAPIMLLVLVFVLVSGITGNRVALTLAIHIGAFFFAALMCHYELARDRPKDVTHLTQYFVWMSVGGMLGGMFNGIFAPLVFTYAHEYPTTIVFACGMVPLFGVQAARTAGKLFPKLTGTRSDVSEWLATAAIAAAVYGVCLGLSYMLFKMMLETGKLVTYWYLVALIPAWAVMFFWRRLQVAQYQASENPEELPMAQFSESAKKTDFRTALDVAVPITMACLIWFTSYCHDTRGEEGSWFYWMSQRIASWLKWMDVDEPKAAAILAFGPPVMACFFFVDRPARFALSVAAILGVHHIREAQNESIVYTDRSFFGILKVESRGYFTRLVHGTTLHGTQINEYYIVRADAPIVFGVFTPWDVLAVEGALNRWDPRQEPLTYYHRTGPVGAMVWQTRMRAIEEGRNPASDKMAMVGLGTGSASCYALRGQELDFYEIDPAVRKIVETPWMVMNQKEIDEAKAAGAAAVPEPLMGPITYVQGARDRGGIIDFRMGDARLKLRDYNERKYSLLLVDAFSSDAIPVHLLTKEAVEMYMTKVTDHGLLALHISNKYVRLEPVVAGIADALGLKARVWNDDSENRPGKTASSWCVLARSEADLGVLGKSAVDQAKAFGTRNEPLVFLLNKYGADKNALEAIKGEWGGPEPDKITLTQMNIREGPQAAQLYQMAMRMRDAGKTGPDATLGALTGYIYGQMFHELKVLKDVPLWTDDYSDVLRVIMIKQVQSVRKMFGLPTPITE
- a CDS encoding SDR family NAD(P)-dependent oxidoreductase, producing MADHFRLDGKVAVVTGGGQGIGEAICRRLASAGAKVGVFDMNADSANRVATAIGGVPMVGDLTKEADLERVFGEVAKAAGPVDVLVNNAGVASRKGRDVPIWESVREDWEFVLGINVTGLVLCCKAVLPGMIAKGYGRIVNIASIAGKEGNPKMAPYSASKAAVIALTKSLSKELVGKGDICVNSVSPAVIQTPILDQLDQSQINMMLSKIPLGRTGKPDEVAALVHFLASAECSFTTGFCFDISGGRATY
- a CDS encoding ATP-grasp domain-containing protein, with translation MRIAVLSGGGGWHVLDLVRAARQLGHAAEPVDFRTVAAAVGTHPGPLAGFDAALVRTMPAGSLEQVVFRMDVLHAAVAAGVRVLNPPRAVETCVDKYLTSTRLAAAGLPTPPTHVSQTADAALDGFDRLGGDVVVKPLFGSEGRGMVRLTDRETAWRTFHALDRTGQVIYQQGFVRHPGWDLRAFVVGGKVLAGMRRTARGDWRTNVAQGGTAEQVELGDGAVSLAVRAAAAVGCPLAGVDLLPGPGGDLSVIEVNAVPGWRALAAVTGRDVAADVVRFLTEEYR
- a CDS encoding NYN domain-containing protein is translated as MKSHRADGERSLAVFIDFENMGLGFNGRRDRFEIGKVLERLVEKGKIVCKKAYADWSRFGAYTGALHEAAIELIEIPRRGVSGKNSADIRLVVDAIDLAYSKDHIDTFCIVSGDSDFSPLVSKLKELGKHVIGLGLVDATSDLLRDNCDEFIYYEDLDRAPIIPTGVNESIPEKKRKGFALLLDSLLALRRENKDVIYSSMVKETMKRKKPSFNEGYYGYRAFSELLEDAEKSGLVELDKHKTSGMYIVTRFGLEMQGGPVPGGRPAAPANGGPRPAAEPRRQAGPVGPARDAGREPAPPARPAQSPAPPARPAQPPASPAARQPAPRPVRPPAAAPPAKPVDDRPLGRALVDEFDPLDDVDEIPSYAPRKAPATAPPPAPAAPAKPAGRPPARAGGRTAAKPAAPKADAPPSEPAAKPAARRGGSRRKPAEPAAEAPPPKPKPPVDDDDFSAGLND
- a CDS encoding FkbM family methyltransferase; translated protein: MAPATGYRPLFYATVAIATGALGVCFLYSRKATAAAEEAERRNEVNPFAMSLRKTRDREFTFTVENYGYVYRGTTGELIDDSVLTFGAWEKFILFFMDDYTTAAKLKDTAFLDVGANTGQYTLFMAPRTKEVHAVEPFPPVLKRLDDNLALNKFPNVVVHRVGFGETAAEIPFFSSDETNAGGGTFRPDDPDKKPFGALKIVAADEYFKTRPTAPIGIVKMDIEGYEEPALKGLRATMERDRPLVIVEVTTEHHPVKGSIRSFDQLKALFPANYEFLSFHEAQQQFVDGKYDVRPFPAEEAARFFAAEKQRNVIAVPAERLSAVPRSRAK
- a CDS encoding Uma2 family endonuclease, which gives rise to MNVLAHPPRLAAEEFEKLADNSRYELVNGCLKERHTGSISSWIGGILYARLLEYATAQRYGWVFHADAGFDCFPRGNVRYPDVSAVRFGRLPDEQLPQGHMKLAPDFAAEVVSPNDKAGELEEKLHDYRAAGVGLVWVVYPDTRTARAYRPDRTTTDFEENDVMPGEAVLPGFAVRLGDLFPPPRPGAPPA